A single region of the Streptomyces sp. ITFR-16 genome encodes:
- a CDS encoding ABC transporter family substrate-binding protein: protein MRARLALPVALIAAVSVAATACSSSSGDDGSGGAKKDAPKAASAAVDYNPQPYENIKDGGTYTTAGTFDDQGNPFNVNATLTASRVWGWYNADAITYSPTGEVQYNPDYYSDVKVAVEGGNQKVTLTINPKAAFNDGTPIDWKAIEATWKANNGSDKEFAASSTDGYDKITSVAKGKDAKQAVITFKGVNASWSTLFTTFLHPKAATVANFNKAYVKKAHPEWGAGPYTVGKWDTHSGNITFVRNPKWWGRKGKLDKRVYVNLESTAAVNAFKNGQLDYTSAVDAESLKQVKGLKGTEIRSGGSPFEYSLYFNTKSAALSDKTVRKAVEQSVDRAQIAKIQFQGLDYKEPLPGSAVLYSFQKGYEDNLSSVLKYAPDEAKKSLDAAGWKPGSDGVRVKDGKKLEVGYTLLGDDPLDKAIAGAFVAMLKPVGVKLVIKKADEADFSKILSDRRFDIFLAGNRSMDPFGARYLCDFFCSDRDSNLTGAGSPALDKEIRATTEIADLDEQIAAVNKVEKKALQDYAFLPLFSGPSTYSVKKGLANVGATIFFSPLPETIGWQK, encoded by the coding sequence ATGCGCGCAAGACTGGCCCTGCCCGTCGCCCTCATCGCCGCCGTCTCCGTCGCCGCCACCGCGTGCTCCTCGTCCTCCGGGGACGACGGCTCCGGAGGGGCGAAGAAGGACGCCCCCAAGGCCGCGTCGGCCGCGGTCGACTACAACCCCCAGCCGTACGAGAACATCAAGGACGGCGGCACCTACACCACCGCCGGGACCTTCGACGACCAGGGCAACCCGTTCAACGTCAACGCGACGCTGACCGCGTCCCGGGTCTGGGGCTGGTACAACGCCGACGCGATCACGTACTCGCCGACCGGTGAGGTGCAGTACAACCCCGACTACTACAGCGATGTGAAGGTCGCGGTCGAGGGCGGCAACCAGAAGGTCACGCTGACGATCAACCCGAAGGCCGCCTTCAACGACGGCACGCCGATCGACTGGAAGGCCATCGAGGCCACCTGGAAGGCCAACAACGGCTCCGACAAGGAGTTCGCCGCCTCCTCCACCGACGGCTACGACAAGATCACCTCGGTGGCGAAGGGCAAGGACGCCAAGCAGGCCGTCATCACCTTCAAGGGCGTCAACGCCTCCTGGTCCACCCTGTTCACCACCTTCCTGCACCCCAAGGCCGCCACCGTCGCCAACTTCAACAAGGCGTACGTGAAGAAGGCGCACCCGGAGTGGGGTGCGGGGCCGTACACGGTCGGCAAGTGGGACACCCACTCGGGCAACATCACCTTCGTCCGCAACCCGAAGTGGTGGGGCCGCAAGGGCAAGCTCGACAAGCGCGTCTACGTCAACCTGGAGTCGACCGCCGCCGTCAACGCCTTCAAGAACGGCCAGCTCGACTACACCTCCGCCGTCGACGCGGAGAGCCTCAAGCAGGTCAAGGGCCTCAAGGGCACGGAGATCCGCAGCGGCGGCAGCCCGTTCGAGTACTCGCTGTACTTCAACACCAAGTCGGCGGCCCTCTCCGACAAGACGGTCCGCAAGGCCGTCGAGCAGAGCGTGGACCGGGCCCAGATCGCGAAGATCCAGTTCCAGGGCCTCGACTACAAGGAGCCGCTGCCCGGCTCGGCTGTGCTCTACAGCTTCCAGAAGGGCTACGAGGACAACCTCTCGTCCGTCCTGAAGTACGCGCCGGACGAGGCGAAGAAGTCCCTGGACGCGGCCGGCTGGAAGCCCGGGAGCGACGGTGTGCGCGTCAAGGACGGCAAGAAGCTGGAGGTCGGCTACACCCTGCTGGGCGACGACCCGCTGGACAAGGCCATCGCGGGCGCCTTCGTCGCGATGCTGAAGCCGGTCGGCGTCAAGCTCGTGATCAAGAAGGCGGACGAGGCGGACTTCTCCAAGATCCTCAGCGACCGCAGGTTCGACATCTTCCTGGCCGGCAACCGCTCCATGGACCCGTTCGGCGCCCGCTACCTGTGCGACTTCTTCTGCTCGGACCGTGACTCCAACCTGACCGGTGCCGGTTCCCCGGCCCTGGACAAGGAGATCCGCGCGACCACCGAGATCGCCGACCTCGACGAGCAGATCGCCGCGGTCAACAAGGTCGAGAAGAAGGCGCTCCAGGACTACGCCTTCCTCCCGCTGTTCAGCGGCCCGTCGACCTACAGCGTGAAGAAGGGGCTCGCCAACGTCGGCGCGACCATCTTCTTCTCCCCGCTGCCGGAGACGATCGGCTGGCAGAAGTAG
- a CDS encoding ABC transporter ATP-binding protein, translated as MTLATTLSKAPPPGDAGTPVLSVRDLRISFPSEAGPVEAVRGVDFDLLPGRTLGIVGESGSGKSATAMGIMGLLPPSATLSGQVLLGGRDLVGLGDKALSAIRGNAIGMVFQDPLSALTPIFTVGRLLSDALRVHQDLTKRAAWDQAVELLDLVGIPDPRERAKSFPHEFSGGMRQRVVIAMAIANKPSVLVADEPTTALDVTVQAQILDVLRLAQKETGAGLVLITHDLGVVAGHADDIAVMYAGRFVERAGVDELFARPVMPYTARLLAAVPTVDSGVHRPLVPIGGEPPALVGLPVGCPFAGRCAVALDDCRTDEPALREVTGHGHAACLRADEIADGSLDPAGNAEPVETAGPEVRPAGEVVLRVEDLVKTFPVTKGAVLKRRVGTLRAVNRVGFELRAGETLGLVGESGSGKTTTLLEILRLKRPESGRIEIAGTDVGAVGSAARVRELRRDVQIVMQDPLGALDPRLPVYQLLAEPLQAIGRDRESIRARIHELLALVGLDDSVSDRFPAALSGGQRQRIGIARALATEPKLLVLDEPLSALDVSVQAGVINLLARLKRELGLAYLVVAHDLAVVRYISDRIAVMYLGHIVETGDTETLFSDPRHPYTRALLSAIPVPDPQRERTRERVVLEGEQPSAARLPAGCVFVDRCPLHRTADETVRARCRTERPAPTEAAGQPGHTYACHAV; from the coding sequence ATGACCCTGGCGACGACCCTGTCCAAGGCCCCGCCGCCCGGCGACGCGGGCACCCCCGTCCTCTCGGTGCGGGACCTGAGGATCTCCTTCCCGTCCGAGGCCGGCCCCGTCGAAGCGGTGCGCGGCGTGGACTTCGACCTCCTGCCCGGCCGCACCCTCGGCATCGTCGGCGAGTCCGGTTCCGGCAAATCGGCCACCGCCATGGGCATCATGGGCCTGCTGCCGCCCTCCGCCACCCTGAGCGGGCAGGTCCTGCTCGGCGGCCGGGACCTGGTCGGCCTCGGCGACAAGGCGCTCTCCGCGATCCGGGGCAACGCCATCGGCATGGTCTTCCAGGACCCGCTGTCCGCGCTCACCCCGATCTTCACCGTGGGCCGGCTGCTCTCCGACGCCCTGCGCGTCCACCAGGACCTGACGAAGCGGGCCGCCTGGGACCAGGCTGTAGAACTGCTCGACCTCGTCGGCATCCCGGACCCGCGCGAACGGGCCAAGTCCTTCCCCCACGAGTTCTCCGGGGGCATGCGCCAGCGCGTCGTCATCGCCATGGCCATCGCCAACAAGCCCTCCGTCCTCGTCGCCGACGAGCCCACCACCGCCCTCGACGTCACCGTCCAGGCGCAGATCCTCGACGTGCTGCGCCTCGCCCAGAAGGAGACCGGCGCCGGACTCGTCCTCATCACCCACGACCTCGGCGTCGTCGCCGGGCACGCGGACGACATCGCCGTCATGTACGCGGGCCGGTTCGTGGAGCGGGCGGGCGTCGACGAGCTCTTCGCACGGCCCGTCATGCCCTACACCGCCCGGCTGCTGGCCGCCGTCCCCACCGTGGACAGCGGGGTGCACCGGCCGCTGGTCCCGATCGGCGGCGAACCGCCCGCCCTCGTCGGCCTCCCGGTCGGCTGCCCCTTCGCCGGCCGCTGCGCCGTCGCCCTCGACGACTGCCGCACCGACGAACCCGCCCTGCGCGAGGTCACCGGGCACGGCCATGCGGCGTGCCTGCGCGCCGACGAGATCGCCGACGGGTCGCTCGACCCGGCCGGGAACGCCGAGCCGGTCGAGACCGCCGGTCCCGAGGTCCGCCCCGCCGGGGAGGTGGTACTGCGGGTCGAGGACCTGGTCAAGACCTTCCCGGTCACCAAGGGGGCCGTCCTCAAGCGCCGGGTCGGCACGCTGCGGGCGGTCAACCGGGTGGGCTTCGAGCTGCGGGCCGGGGAGACCCTGGGCCTGGTGGGGGAGTCGGGCAGCGGCAAGACCACCACGCTGCTGGAGATCCTGCGCCTCAAGCGGCCCGAGAGCGGGCGCATCGAGATCGCCGGAACCGACGTCGGCGCGGTGGGATCCGCCGCGCGCGTCAGGGAGCTGCGGCGGGACGTACAGATCGTGATGCAGGACCCGCTGGGCGCGCTGGACCCCCGGCTGCCCGTCTACCAGCTGCTCGCCGAACCCCTCCAGGCCATCGGGCGCGACCGCGAGTCGATCCGGGCGCGCATCCATGAACTCCTCGCCCTGGTCGGCCTCGACGACTCCGTGAGCGACCGTTTTCCGGCCGCGCTCTCCGGCGGCCAGCGCCAGCGCATCGGCATCGCCCGCGCCCTGGCGACGGAGCCGAAGCTGCTGGTCCTCGACGAGCCGCTGTCCGCGCTGGACGTGTCCGTGCAGGCGGGCGTGATCAACCTGCTGGCCCGGCTCAAGCGCGAACTCGGCCTCGCCTACCTGGTGGTGGCCCACGACCTCGCCGTCGTCCGGTACATCTCCGACCGCATCGCCGTGATGTACCTGGGCCACATCGTGGAGACCGGGGACACCGAGACGCTGTTCTCGGACCCCCGGCACCCGTACACCCGGGCGCTGCTCTCGGCCATTCCCGTCCCCGACCCGCAGCGCGAACGCACCCGCGAGCGCGTCGTGCTGGAGGGCGAGCAGCCGAGCGCCGCCCGGCTGCCGGCGGGCTGTGTGTTCGTCGACCGCTGCCCGCTCCACCGCACCGCCGACGAGACAGTGCGCGCACGTTGTCGTACGGAGCGCCCCGCGCCCACCGAGGCGGCGGGGCAGCCCGGCCACACGTACGCCTGTCACGCCGTCTGA
- a CDS encoding ABC transporter permease has protein sequence MTADLTTGAAADRLPATVPPAPKDGRNLGLARLYLRRFLRNRLAVVGVVIFVLLVLFSLFGGLFTPYAYSDADFAALTQPPSATHWFGTNQGGNDIYASAVHGLQRSLAIAVSVSVLTIVVAAVIGSSAAYFGGRAEKATLAVIHFLLIVPSFLILALVSHRLAGDWRVLIVVLTVFGWMSTARVIWSVSTSLRERDYVTAAEFMGVKPLRIILRHIIPNLGSLLIVNLTLGVVATVLSETALSFLGFGVQTPDVSLGTMLADGAGTVTSAPWLFAYPAGLVVLLTVSMTFVGDGLRDALDPTSVTGAAGGRR, from the coding sequence ATGACCGCCGACCTGACCACCGGCGCCGCCGCCGACCGGCTGCCCGCGACCGTGCCGCCCGCTCCGAAGGACGGGCGCAACCTCGGCCTCGCCCGGCTCTACCTGAGACGCTTCCTGCGCAACCGCCTCGCCGTCGTCGGCGTGGTCATCTTCGTCCTGCTGGTGCTCTTCAGCCTGTTCGGCGGGCTGTTCACCCCGTACGCGTACTCCGACGCCGACTTCGCCGCACTCACCCAGCCGCCGAGCGCCACCCACTGGTTCGGCACCAACCAGGGCGGCAACGACATCTACGCCTCGGCCGTGCACGGGCTCCAGCGCTCGCTGGCCATCGCCGTGAGCGTCTCCGTCCTGACCATCGTCGTCGCCGCCGTCATCGGCTCCAGCGCCGCGTACTTCGGCGGCCGGGCCGAGAAGGCGACGCTCGCCGTCATCCACTTCCTGCTGATCGTGCCCTCCTTCCTCATCCTGGCCCTGGTCTCCCACCGCCTCGCCGGCGACTGGCGGGTCCTCATCGTCGTGCTGACGGTGTTCGGCTGGATGTCCACCGCCCGGGTGATCTGGTCCGTCTCGACCTCCCTGCGGGAGCGGGACTACGTGACGGCCGCCGAGTTCATGGGCGTGAAGCCGCTGCGCATCATCCTGCGCCACATCATCCCCAACCTCGGCTCGCTCCTGATCGTCAACCTGACGCTCGGCGTGGTCGCGACCGTGCTCAGCGAAACCGCCCTGTCGTTCCTCGGGTTCGGCGTCCAGACCCCGGACGTCTCCCTCGGCACGATGCTCGCCGACGGCGCCGGCACCGTCACCAGCGCGCCCTGGCTCTTCGCCTACCCCGCGGGCCTGGTCGTCCTGCTCACCGTGTCGATGACCTTCGTCGGCGACGGACTGCGCGACGCCCTGGACCCCACATCCGTGACCGGTGCGGCAGGAGGCCGACGATGA
- a CDS encoding ABC transporter permease, whose product MLRYVTRKATGWLLMIVVATNATYFLASWFLDPRANFKELRPVRTEAQIDRALAPYNLDPQVPVVQRWWDWFTSVVVHFDWGKSPTGVSVNGEIGYRSLVSAELVVIATILSVVVGVALGVYTASRQYGWADRFTQAVSIAVFNVPTSVAALAVVFVAIWLNQHAGLHFLYVAGENSPNVEGLLPTVGDRLLHLILPTLTLTLMGYVGYHLTQRSLLLDTINADFVRTAQATGLTRAQAIRRHALRTALIPTATSVAFSVPAIFTGAIITETIFGWNGMGRYFIQTISKNDVHGAVATAAFAAALTAIGAILADIATVFLDPRVRVS is encoded by the coding sequence GTGCTGCGCTATGTGACGCGCAAGGCGACGGGCTGGCTCCTCATGATCGTGGTGGCGACCAACGCCACCTACTTCCTGGCCAGTTGGTTTCTGGACCCGCGGGCGAACTTCAAGGAGCTGCGGCCCGTCCGCACCGAGGCCCAGATCGACCGGGCCCTCGCGCCGTACAACCTGGACCCGCAGGTGCCCGTGGTGCAGCGGTGGTGGGACTGGTTCACCTCCGTGGTCGTCCACTTCGACTGGGGGAAGTCACCGACGGGCGTCTCCGTCAACGGCGAGATCGGCTACCGCTCGCTCGTCAGCGCCGAACTGGTCGTCATCGCGACGATCCTGTCCGTCGTCGTCGGGGTGGCCCTGGGCGTGTACACCGCGTCCCGGCAGTACGGCTGGGCCGACCGCTTCACCCAGGCGGTGTCCATCGCGGTGTTCAACGTACCCACCTCCGTCGCCGCGCTCGCCGTGGTCTTCGTCGCCATCTGGCTCAACCAGCACGCCGGGCTGCACTTCCTCTACGTCGCCGGGGAGAACTCGCCCAACGTCGAGGGACTGCTCCCGACCGTCGGGGACCGGCTGCTGCACCTGATCCTGCCGACCCTGACCCTGACTCTGATGGGGTACGTCGGCTACCACCTGACGCAGCGTTCGCTCCTGCTCGACACGATCAACGCCGACTTCGTGCGCACCGCCCAGGCCACCGGGCTCACCCGTGCCCAGGCGATCCGCCGGCACGCGCTGCGGACCGCGCTCATCCCGACGGCGACCTCCGTGGCGTTCAGCGTGCCGGCCATCTTCACCGGCGCCATCATCACCGAGACGATCTTCGGCTGGAACGGCATGGGCCGCTACTTCATCCAGACCATCAGCAAGAACGACGTGCACGGCGCGGTCGCCACGGCCGCCTTCGCCGCCGCCCTGACCGCGATCGGCGCGATCCTCGCGGACATCGCCACGGTCTTCCTCGACCCGCGCGTGAGGGTGAGCTGA
- a CDS encoding biotin/lipoate A/B protein ligase family protein, whose amino-acid sequence MHGEYKVPGGKLVVVDLDVRGGALRDVRVAGDFFLEPDEAILAIDAALEGAPATTDTVGLAARIDAALPPSTVMLGLTSEGVAVAVRRALAHATEWSDYDWQLIHDAPQSPALHMALDEVITAEVAAGRRPPTLRVWEWDSPAVIIGSFQSLRNEVDPAGTERHGVTVVRRVSGGGAMFAEPSSTITYSLAVPQSLVSGLSFADSYAYLDDWVLEALGDMGIKAWYQPLNDIATEVGKIAGAAQKRVVGPDGGPGAVLHHVTMSYDIDADKMLDVLRIGKEKMSDKGTRSAKKRVDPLRRQTGLPRQAVIERMIESFRNRHGLTQGRVTPEELTAAEELVRTKFATQAWTARVP is encoded by the coding sequence GTGCACGGTGAGTACAAGGTCCCGGGCGGCAAGCTGGTCGTGGTGGACCTGGACGTCCGGGGCGGGGCGCTGCGGGACGTCCGGGTCGCCGGTGACTTCTTCCTGGAACCGGACGAGGCGATCCTCGCGATCGACGCGGCACTGGAGGGCGCCCCGGCCACCACGGACACGGTGGGCCTGGCCGCCAGGATCGACGCGGCGCTGCCCCCGTCGACGGTGATGCTCGGGCTGACCTCGGAGGGCGTGGCGGTGGCCGTGCGCCGGGCGCTGGCGCATGCCACGGAGTGGAGCGACTACGACTGGCAGCTCATCCACGACGCCCCGCAGTCCCCCGCGCTCCACATGGCCCTGGACGAGGTCATCACGGCGGAGGTCGCCGCGGGGCGCCGCCCGCCGACGCTCCGGGTGTGGGAGTGGGACTCTCCCGCGGTGATCATCGGCAGCTTCCAGTCGCTGCGCAACGAGGTCGACCCGGCGGGCACCGAGCGCCACGGGGTCACGGTGGTCCGGCGCGTCTCCGGCGGCGGCGCGATGTTCGCGGAGCCGAGCAGCACCATCACGTACTCGCTGGCCGTCCCCCAGTCCCTGGTCTCCGGGCTGTCCTTCGCCGACAGCTACGCCTATCTGGACGACTGGGTGCTCGAAGCGCTGGGCGACATGGGGATCAAGGCCTGGTACCAGCCGCTCAACGACATCGCGACCGAGGTCGGGAAGATCGCGGGGGCCGCGCAGAAGCGGGTGGTGGGGCCGGACGGCGGGCCCGGCGCGGTGCTGCACCACGTGACGATGTCGTACGACATCGACGCCGACAAGATGCTGGACGTCCTGCGCATCGGCAAGGAGAAGATGTCCGACAAGGGCACCAGGAGCGCCAAGAAGCGCGTCGACCCGTTGCGCCGGCAGACCGGGCTGCCCCGTCAGGCCGTCATCGAGCGGATGATCGAGTCGTTCCGCAATCGGCACGGGCTGACCCAGGGGCGGGTGACCCCCGAGGA